The Pongo abelii isolate AG06213 chromosome 20, NHGRI_mPonAbe1-v2.0_pri, whole genome shotgun sequence genome window below encodes:
- the COMP gene encoding cartilage oligomeric matrix protein codes for MAPDTACVLLLTLAALGASGQGQSPLGSDVGPQMLRELQETNAALQDVRELLRQQVREITFLKNTVMECDACGMQQSARTGLPSVRPLLHCAPGFCFPGVACIQTESGARCGPCPAGFTGNGSHCTDVNECNAHPCFPRVRCINTSPGFRCEACPPGYSGPTHEGVGLAFAKANKQVCTDINECETGQHNCVPNSVCINTRGSFQCGPCQPGFVGDQESGCQRRAQRFCPDGSPSECHEHADCVLERDGSRSCVCAVGWAGNGILCGRDTDLDGFPDEKLRCPERQCRKDNCVTVPNSGQEDVDRDGIGDACDPDADGDGVPNEKDNCPLVRNPDQRNTDEDKWGDACDNCRSQKNDDQKDTDQDGRGDACDDDIDGDRIRNQADNCPRVPNSDQKDSDGDGIGDACDNCPQKNNPDQADVDHDFVGDACDSDQDQDGDGHQDSRDNCPTVPNSAQEDSDHDGQGDACDDDDDNDGVPDSRDNCRLVPNPGQEDVDRDGVGDVCQDDFDADKVVDKIDVCPENAEVTLTDFRAFQTVVLDPEGDAQIDPNWVVLNQGREIVQTMNSDPGLAVGYTAFNGVDFEGTFHVNTVTDDDYAGFIFGYQDSSSFYVVMWKQMEQTYWQANPFRAVAEPGIQLKAVKSSTGPGEQLRNALWHTGDTESQVRLLWKDPRNVGWKDKKSYRWFLQHRPQVGYIRVRFYEGPELVADSNVVLDTTMRGGRLGVFCFSQENIIWANLRYRCNDTIPEDYETHQLRRA; via the exons ATGGCCCCCGACACCGCCTGCGTTCTTCTGCTCACCCTGGCTGCCCTCGGCGCGTCCGGACAGGGCCAGAGCCCGTTGG GCTCAGACGTGGGCCCGCAGATGCTTCGGGAACTGCAGGAAACCAACGCGGCGCTGCAGGACGTGCGGGAGCTGCTGCGGCAGCAG GTCAGGGAGATCACGTTCCTGAAAAACACGGTGATGGAGTGTGACGCGTGCG GGATGCAGCAGTCAGCACGCACCGGCCTACCCAGCGTGCGGCCCCTGCTCCACTGCGCGCCCGGCTTCTGCTTCCCCGGCGTGGCCTGCATCCAGACGGAGAGCGGCGCGCGCTGCGGCCCCTGCCCCGCGGGCTTCACGGGCAACGGCTCGCACTGCACCGACGTCAACGAG TGCAACGCCCACCCCTGCTTCCCCCGAGTCCGCTGTATCAACACCAGCCCGGGGTTCCGCTGCGAGGCTTGCCCGCCGGGGTACAGCGGCCCCACCCACGAGGGCGTGGGGCTGGCTTTCGCCAAGGCCAACAAGCAG GTTTGCACGGACATCAACGAGTGTGAGACCGGGCAACATAACTGCGTCCCCAACTCCGTGTGCATCAACACCCGG GGCTCCTTCCAGTGCGGCCCGTGCCAGCCCGGCTTCGTGGGCGACCAGGAGTCCGGCTGCCAGCGGCGCGCACAGCGCTTCTGCCCCGACGGCTCGCCCAGCGAGTGCCACGAGCATGCAGACTGCGTCCTGGAGCGCGATGGCTCGCGGTCGTGCGTG TGTGCCGTCGGCTGGGCCGGCAACGGGATCCTCTGTGGTCGCGACACTGACCTGGACGGCTTCCCGGACGAGAAGCTGCGCTGCCCGGAGCGCCAGTGCCGTAAG GACAACTGCGTGACGGTGCCCAACTCAGGGCAGGAGGATGTGGACCGCGATGGCATCGGAGACGCCTGCGATCCGGATGCCGACGGGGACGGGGTCCCCAATGAAAAG GACAACTGCCCGCTGGTGCGGAACCCAGACCAGCGCAACACGGACGAGGACAAGTGGGGCGATGCGTGCGACAACTGCCGGTCCCAGAAGAACGACGACCAAAAGGACACAGACCAGGACGGCCGGGGCGATGCGTGCGACGACGACATCGACGGCGACC GGATCCGCAACCAGGCCGACAACTGCCCTAGGGTACCCAACTCAGACCAGAAGGACAGTGATGGCGATGGTATAGGGGATGCCTGTGACAACTGTCCCCAGAAGAACAACCCGGATCAG GCGGATGTGGACCACGACTTTGTGGGAGATGCTTGCGACAGCGATCAAGACCA GGATGGAGACGGACATCAGGACTCTCGGGACAACTGTCCCACGGTGCCTAACAGCGCCCAGGAGGACTCAGACCACGACGGCCAGGGTGATGCCTGCGACGACGACGACGACAATGACGGAGTCCCTGACAGTCGGGACAACTGCCGCCTGGTGCCTAACCCCGGCCAGGAGGACGTGGACA GGGACGGCGTGGGCGACGTGTGCCAGGACGACTTTGATGCAGACAAGGTGGTAGACAAGATCGACGTGTGTCCGGAGAACGCTGAAGTCACCCTCACCGACTTCCGGGCCTTCCAGACAGTCGTGCTGGACCCGGAGGGTGACGCGCAGATTGACCCCAACTGGGTGGTGCTCAACCAG GGAAGGGAGATCGTGCAGACAATGAACAGCGACCCAGGCCTGGCTGTGG GTTACACTGCCTTCAATGGCGTGGACTTCGAGGGCACGTTCCATGTGAACACGGTCACGGATGACGACTATGCGGGCTTCATCTTTGGCTACCAGGACAGCTCCAGCTTCTACGTGGTCATGTGGAAGCAGATGGAGCAAACGTACTGGCAGGCGAACCCCTTCCGTGCTGTGGCCGAGCCCGGCATCCAACTCAAG GCTGTGAAGTCTTCTACAGGCCCCGGGGAACAGCTGCGGAACGCTCTGTGGCATACAGGAGACACAGAGTCCCAGGTGCGGCTGCTGTGGAAGGACCCGCGAAACGTGGGTTGGAAGGACAAGAAGTCCTATCGTTGGTTCCTGCAGCACCGGCCCCAAGTGGGCTACATCAG GGTGCGATTCTATGAGGGCCCTGAGCTGGTGGCCGACAGCAACGTGGTCTTGGACACAACCATGCGTGGTGGCCGCCTGGGGGTCTTCTGCTTCTCCCAGGAGAACATCATCTGGGCCAACCTGCGTTACCGCTGCAATG ACACCATCCCAGAGGACTATGAGACCCATCAGCTGCGGCGAGCCTAG